In Nasonia vitripennis strain AsymCx chromosome 2, Nvit_psr_1.1, whole genome shotgun sequence, a genomic segment contains:
- the LOC100117857 gene encoding nucleolar complex protein 3 homolog has product MEVEKRYERLVNKSRVSKDTEKVRHLLPIKTKEGRLKKRHTSEPTPVDDEQDERTDTVLSEKFADNNVESTVDTPPAKPISTVQLLAYREEKLKYVRYHIGILSSEILENPEHKLSNLSLLLKYMDERNPEVYITVTKLATASILEIFKDLLPSYNIWSFDKSEVKLKKETLLLQNQETALLKFYRQYLQKLEKMASAIKKTKQKQIVKKLDAYLAMFAIDCMSKLLVTQPYFNFSSNIAHFLIPFLDNKHPNVRETVAKCFRQIFKEDLRGELSLSIVRHLNQYVKVHKLSVHLEVIQILLSLRIKDINLDKNKEETSNYKKLVSHKNRVLALSKKERKRKSKLEQIEKELLETKAEENKQSQSKTFTEITSLLFTIYFRILKNAPSGKILSSCLEGLSKFSQCINIDYYQDVVNQLNKLLDEEKLSFVECIHCINAAFKILSGQALALNIDPIRFYTHLFRIMLQINVGQKHMHAEVFTESLSYILMNHSNNITQNRLLAFLKRLFTMMLNVQHNTILGTICIARLFKQHFKITSILLDTENMGDNIYLADLNDPEYSNAGSTSLWEVVALQRYYHSSVQNIAKIIFQNAPLKMENTVAKNIIKSTPKDIYVEYDSSRGTFNPAITKPKIAKVTRLRKNDLSARFEDLPDIINSHKIFDDKYVDLFEELRHNRKIK; this is encoded by the coding sequence ATGGAGGTAGAAAAGCGGTATGAGCGATTAGTTAATAAGTCTAGAGTATCAAAAGACACAGAAAAAGTTCGACATCTTTTACCAATCAAGACAAAAGAAGGTCGTCTAAAGAAAAGACATACTTCGGAACCCACTCCTGTAGACGATGAGCAAGATGAACGTACAGACACGGTACTGTCTGAGAAATTTGCAGATAACAATGTAGAGAGTACCGTAGATACCCCACCCGCTAAACCAATTTCTACAGTACAACTTTTAGCGTACCGTGAAGAGAAGCTTAAATATGTGCGATACCATATTGGTATATTGTCTAGTGAAATTCTGGAAAATCCAGAGCACAAATTGAGTAACTTATCTTTACTCTTGAAATACATGGACGAGAGGAATCCAGAAGTTTACATCACAGTTACAAAACTGGCTACTGCCTCTATACTTGAAATATTTAAGGATCTCTTGCCATCCTACAATATTTGGTCGTTCGACAAAAGTGAagtaaaactgaaaaaagaaacattGCTACTGCAGAATCAAGAGACTGCACTGCTTAAATTTTACAGACAATACTTGCAAAAGCTTGAAAAGATGGCatctgcaattaaaaaaactaaacaGAAACAAATAGTAAAGAAACTTGATGCTTATTTAGCAATGTTTGCAATTGACTGTATGAGTAAACTTCTAGTGACTCAGCCATACTTCAACTTTTCATCAAATATAGCTCATTTCTTGATTCCATTCCTGGACAACAAACACCCAAATGTAAGAGAAACTGTAGCAAAATGTTTTCGACAAATTTTCAAAGAAGATTTGCGTGGGGAGTTATCATTGAGCATTGTACGCCATTTGAATCAGTACGTAAAAGTGCATAAACTGTCTGTACACTTGGAGGTGATACAAATTTTGTTGAGTCTGAGAATTAAAGATATTAACTTGGATAAAAATAAGGAAGAAACGAGCAATTACAAAAAACTTGTTTCACATAAGAATAGAGTTCTTGCACTGAgtaaaaaggaaagaaaacgaaaaagtAAACTGgaacaaatagaaaaagaaCTGTTGGAAACAAAAGCAGAAGAAAATAAGCAGTCGCAATCAAAAACATTCACAGAAATCACTAGCTTATTATTTACCATATATTTTCGTATTTTAAAGAATGCTCCAAGTGGTAAAATTCTGTCTTCTTGTTTAGAAGGTTTGTCAAAGTTTTCACAGTGCATCAATATCGATTATTATCAAGATGTGGTGAATCAATTGAATAAACTACTCGATGAGGAGAAGCTGTCATTTGTGGAATGTATTCATTGTATAAATGCTGCCTTTAAAATATTATCTGGTCAAGCTTTGGCATTAAACATTGATCCTATCAGGTTTTATACACATCTGTTTAGGATCATGTTACAAATTAATGTTGGACAAAAACATATGCATGCAGAAGTTTTTACAGAAAGTCTGTCGTATATTTTGATGAATCACTCTAACAATATTACTCAAAACCGTCTACTTGCCTTTTTGAAAAGATTATTTACAATGATGTTAAATGTACAGCATAACACTATTTTGGGAACGATTTGCATAGCGCGATTATTCaaacaacattttaaaatcactAGTATTTTACTCGATACAGAAAATATGGgagataatatttatttagcaGATTTGAATGATCCTGAGTATTCCAATGCTGGTTCTACAAGTTTATGGGAAGTAGTTGCGCTTCAGAGGTATTACCATTCTTCTGTTCAAAATATTGCTAAAATTATATTCCAAAATGCGCCGTTAAAAATGGAAAACACTGTGGcaaagaatataataaaatcaacGCCGAAAGATATTTACGTGGAATACGATTCGTCGCGAGGTACTTTCAACCCAGCAATTACTAAACCAAAAATTGCTAAGGTTACAAGACTTAGGAAAAACGATTTGAGTGCTCGATTTGAAGACCTGCCAGATATAATTAATAGCCACAAGATATTCGATGATAAATACGTTGATTTATTCGAAGAGCTAAGACATAATCGTAagatcaaataa